One Alkalinema sp. FACHB-956 genomic region harbors:
- a CDS encoding RNA-binding protein, with product MSIYVGNLSYDVTDADLTSVFAEYGSVKRVQLPVDRETGRMRGFGFVEMSADSEETVAIEALDGAEWMGRDLKVNKAKPREDRGGGSFGGNRRSGNSFSRGY from the coding sequence ATGTCAATTTATGTAGGCAACCTGTCCTATGACGTTACTGATGCCGATCTGACTTCTGTATTTGCAGAGTATGGATCCGTCAAGCGAGTTCAGCTTCCCGTCGATCGTGAAACTGGTCGTATGCGTGGTTTCGGTTTCGTAGAAATGAGTGCGGATTCCGAGGAAACGGTTGCCATTGAAGCACTAGACGGTGCGGAGTGGATGGGTCGTGATTTGAAAGTGAATAAAGCTAAGCCTCGTGAAGATCGCGGCGGCGGCTCATTTGGTGGCAATCGTAGAAGCGGTAACAGCTTCTCTCGTGGCTACTAA
- a CDS encoding PIN domain-containing protein: MRVLIDTNIVLDFLLQREPFFQDAELLFQAIDVEEVVAYVTATTLTDIFYISRRHTQSIEQARQAVSETLAAMMICPVDRVVLESALNSGLPDFEDAVQIFSAVAQGLEAIVTRDAQGFLSSPIPVLSIQDLLQQVRQQNGG, from the coding sequence GTGAGAGTCTTAATTGATACCAATATCGTTCTAGATTTTCTGCTGCAACGAGAGCCTTTTTTCCAAGATGCAGAACTGCTATTTCAGGCGATCGATGTGGAGGAAGTTGTTGCCTACGTGACAGCGACAACTTTAACGGATATTTTCTATATCTCACGTAGGCATACCCAGAGTATTGAGCAAGCGCGGCAAGCAGTCTCAGAAACACTCGCTGCCATGATGATCTGTCCGGTTGATCGAGTTGTTCTGGAATCAGCTTTGAACTCTGGTTTACCTGATTTTGAAGATGCTGTTCAAATTTTTAGCGCAGTTGCTCAAGGATTAGAAGCGATTGTGACCCGTGATGCTCAAGGTTTTTTGAGTTCACCTATACCCGTATTATCCATTCAAGATTTGTTGCAGCAAGTCAGACAGCAAAATGGTGGTTAG